In a genomic window of Synechococcus sp. MU1643:
- a CDS encoding thioredoxin family protein has product MHLIKFSSEDCGTCHRMSHYDGKVAEELGCSFISVMLQDTEMYRKYRKILLKQYPNKEGMGWPTYLLVNDPDGDFSIEGELKGGMPKGDFRTKLAELLPS; this is encoded by the coding sequence ATGCATCTAATCAAGTTCAGCTCTGAAGATTGCGGTACCTGTCACCGCATGAGTCACTACGACGGCAAGGTGGCCGAGGAACTCGGCTGCAGCTTTATCTCCGTGATGCTGCAGGACACGGAGATGTATCGGAAATACCGGAAGATCCTTCTCAAGCAATACCCCAACAAGGAGGGGATGGGCTGGCCCACCTATCTGCTGGTGAACGATCCTGATGGAGATTTTTCGATCGAAGGAGAGCTGAAGGGCGGCATGCCCAAGGGAGATTTCCGCACCAAGCTCGCTGAGTTGCTGCCGTCTTGA